The following are encoded in a window of Kitasatospora fiedleri genomic DNA:
- the kdpC gene encoding potassium-transporting ATPase subunit KdpC, with product MPTIVRTHLTALRMLLVMTVILGLAYPLLVTGISQLAFQAKANGSIVESDGRPVGSSLLGQSFDLPKAGEDDPARPDPKWFQPRPSAGGYDPAASGASNLGPNSADLLKAVQERRAAVAAFDGVDPATVPPDALTASGSGLDPHISVAYAEEQVDRVAAARGVPADTLRKLIGECTDGRSLGFLGQPGVNVLRLNQAVAAVK from the coding sequence ATGCCCACCATCGTGCGCACCCACCTCACCGCACTGCGGATGCTGCTGGTGATGACCGTGATCCTCGGCCTCGCCTACCCCCTGCTGGTCACCGGCATCAGCCAACTCGCCTTCCAGGCAAAGGCGAACGGCTCGATCGTCGAGTCCGACGGCAGACCGGTCGGCTCCAGCCTGCTCGGCCAGTCCTTCGACCTGCCGAAGGCGGGCGAGGACGACCCGGCCCGGCCGGACCCGAAGTGGTTCCAGCCCCGCCCGTCCGCCGGCGGCTACGACCCGGCCGCCTCCGGCGCGTCCAACCTCGGCCCGAACAGCGCCGACCTGCTGAAGGCCGTCCAGGAGCGCCGGGCCGCCGTCGCCGCCTTCGACGGCGTCGACCCGGCCACCGTCCCGCCGGACGCGCTGACCGCCTCCGGCTCCGGGCTCGACCCGCATATCTCGGTCGCCTACGCCGAGGAGCAGGTCGACCGGGTCGCCGCCGCCCGCGGCGTCCCCGCCGACACCCTGCGGAAGCTGATCGGCGAGTGCACCGACGGCCGCTCGCTCGGCTTCCTCGGCCAGCCCGGCGTCAACGTCCTCCGGCTCAACCAGGCGGTCGCCGCCGTCAAGTGA
- a CDS encoding phosphatase PAP2 family protein, translated as MKALTRWVLAGQRVVADFSAVDEAVYVAVAATPTPTLDERLRQLSTAANHSKISIAVACGMALVPGRPRRAALVGLGSVAAASAAANLLGKSLARRPRPDRVRGKVPEARHVPMPESASFPSGHTASAFAFATGVSSQLPWAAAPLGLLAATVGYSRVHTGVHYPGDVIAGALLGTVAGSVVAGLDGWVPGAFRPRGQAQPRG; from the coding sequence GTGAAGGCGTTGACGCGGTGGGTGCTGGCGGGACAGCGCGTGGTGGCGGACTTCTCGGCGGTGGACGAGGCGGTGTACGTCGCGGTGGCGGCGACCCCGACACCGACCCTGGACGAGCGGCTGCGGCAGCTGTCCACGGCGGCGAACCACTCCAAGATCTCGATCGCGGTGGCCTGCGGGATGGCCCTGGTGCCGGGGCGCCCGCGCCGGGCCGCGCTGGTCGGCCTCGGCTCGGTGGCGGCGGCCTCGGCGGCGGCGAACCTGCTCGGCAAGTCGCTGGCCCGGCGGCCGCGGCCCGACCGGGTCCGCGGGAAGGTCCCGGAGGCCCGGCACGTGCCGATGCCGGAGTCGGCGTCCTTCCCGTCCGGGCACACCGCCTCCGCGTTCGCCTTCGCCACCGGGGTCTCCTCCCAACTGCCCTGGGCGGCGGCGCCGCTCGGCCTGCTCGCCGCGACGGTCGGCTACTCCCGGGTGCACACGGGCGTCCACTACCCGGGCGACGTGATCGCGGGCGCCCTGTTGGGTACCGTCGCGGGCAGCGTGGTCGCGGGCCTGGACGGGTGGGTCCCGGGGGCGTTCCGGCCCCGCGGGCAGGCGCAACCGCGCGGGTAG
- the serS gene encoding serine--tRNA ligase, with amino-acid sequence MHDARVLIDLGDEAVRLLARRGYRLDLSALEALQSRRNSGIQAGDELRARSKQVAQEVQRTAKQGGDVTGLKETARALKEQVQQNEAELEQVQQELTDLLLTVPNLPDDEAPDGFSDEDARELRRVGEPQRFDFAPKDHVDLGEAMGIMDFGRATKLSGSRFSVLRGAGAALERAIVALLLDVHTRRHGYVEHSVPYLVNRRTMTGTGQLPKFEEDLFRTGVADRDLFLIPTAEVPLTNLYADEIVPPAELPLALTAHTPCFRSEAGSYGRDTRGLIRLHQFSKVEMVRICAAEQAREQMLLMVSHAESCLQELELSYRVVTLAAGDTGFSARLTYDLEVWLPSQDTYREISSVSDFGTFQGRRAGIRTRDEKGKPTPAATVNGSGLPLGRTIAAVLEQHQQADGSVLLPKALRPYLGFARIAADGTPVEE; translated from the coding sequence ATGCATGATGCCCGCGTCCTGATCGACCTGGGGGACGAAGCCGTCCGGCTCCTGGCACGTCGCGGCTACCGGCTCGACCTGTCCGCGCTGGAGGCGCTGCAGTCCCGCCGCAACAGCGGCATCCAGGCCGGTGACGAGTTGCGGGCCCGCTCGAAGCAGGTCGCCCAGGAGGTGCAGCGCACCGCGAAGCAGGGCGGGGACGTCACCGGGCTGAAGGAGACCGCCCGCGCGCTGAAGGAGCAGGTGCAGCAGAACGAGGCGGAGCTGGAGCAGGTCCAGCAGGAGCTGACCGACCTGCTGCTGACCGTCCCCAACCTGCCCGACGACGAGGCCCCCGACGGCTTCTCCGACGAGGACGCCCGCGAGCTGCGCCGGGTCGGCGAGCCGCAGCGCTTCGACTTCGCGCCCAAGGACCACGTCGACCTCGGCGAGGCCATGGGCATCATGGACTTCGGCCGGGCCACCAAGCTGTCCGGCTCGCGCTTCAGCGTGCTGCGCGGGGCCGGTGCCGCCCTGGAGCGGGCGATCGTCGCCCTGCTGCTGGACGTGCACACCCGCCGGCACGGGTACGTCGAGCACTCGGTGCCGTACCTGGTCAACCGGCGCACCATGACCGGCACCGGGCAGCTGCCGAAGTTCGAGGAGGACCTGTTCCGGACCGGCGTCGCGGACCGGGACCTGTTCCTGATCCCGACCGCCGAGGTCCCGCTGACCAACCTGTACGCGGACGAGATCGTCCCGCCGGCCGAACTGCCGCTGGCGCTCACCGCGCACACCCCGTGCTTCCGCTCGGAGGCCGGCTCGTACGGGCGCGACACCCGCGGGCTGATCCGGCTGCACCAGTTCTCGAAGGTGGAGATGGTGCGGATCTGCGCCGCCGAGCAGGCGCGGGAGCAGATGCTGCTGATGGTCTCGCACGCCGAGTCCTGCCTCCAGGAGCTCGAACTCTCCTACCGCGTCGTCACGTTGGCGGCCGGGGACACCGGTTTCTCGGCGCGCCTGACGTACGACCTGGAGGTGTGGCTGCCCAGCCAGGACACCTACCGGGAGATCTCCTCGGTGTCGGACTTCGGCACCTTCCAGGGCCGCCGGGCCGGCATCCGCACCCGGGACGAGAAGGGCAAGCCGACGCCGGCCGCCACCGTCAACGGCTCGGGCCTGCCGCTGGGCCGGACCATCGCGGCGGTGCTGGAGCAGCACCAGCAGGCCGACGGCTCGGTGCTGCTGCCGAAGGCGCTGCGCCCCTACCTGGGCTTCGCCCGGATCGCGGCCGACGGCACGCCCGTCGAGGAGTAG
- the kdpF gene encoding K(+)-transporting ATPase subunit F has product MSAEHIAGLLVAAALVGYLVLALIHPEKF; this is encoded by the coding sequence GTGAGCGCCGAGCACATAGCGGGTCTCCTCGTCGCCGCCGCGCTGGTCGGGTACCTCGTCCTCGCGCTGATCCACCCGGAGAAGTTCTGA
- a CDS encoding DUF4287 domain-containing protein: protein MSVKGPASYFPSIEQKYGRPIAEWQRLITDSPLTRHMELVAWLKTEYGLGHGHANALVAHTLATAGDER, encoded by the coding sequence ATGAGCGTCAAGGGACCGGCCAGCTACTTCCCCTCCATCGAGCAGAAGTACGGGCGTCCGATCGCCGAGTGGCAGCGGTTGATCACCGACTCGCCGCTCACCAGGCACATGGAACTGGTGGCCTGGCTGAAGACCGAGTACGGGCTGGGCCACGGCCACGCCAACGCGCTGGTCGCGCACACCCTCGCCACCGCGGGCGATGAGCGGTGA
- the kdpA gene encoding potassium-transporting ATPase subunit KdpA yields the protein MGPTPAGWLQAIALVGALALCYRPLGDHIAGLLTSARHLRAEKALYRVVGVDADADQRWPVYLRSVLAFSVLSVLFLYGLIRLQTHLLLSLGVPGMDAHQAWNTAVSFTTNTNWQSYSGEAAMGHLVQMAGLAVQNFVSAAVGIAVVAALIRGFTRHRTDRVGNFWVDLTRISLRLLLPLAVLFALVLVAGGVVQNLHGFHEVTTLTGGSQPIPGGPVASQEVIKLLGTNGGGFYNANSAHPFENPTGFTNLVEVFLLLVIAFALPRTFGTMVGDHRQGYAIVSVMALFWVASAALVTFFEHQHSGSALQAAGAAMEGKEQRFGIAASGLFAASTTLTSTGAVNSFHDSFTPLGGGLTVFNMMLGEIAPGGTGSGLYGMLVLAIVAVFVAGLMVGRTPEYLGKKLGGREMKFASLYILTTPAIVLIGAGTAIALPGERAGMLNDGAHGFSEVLYAFTSAANNNGSAFAGITVNTTWYDTALGLAMVFGRFLPVVFVLALAGSLARQRPVPASAGTLPTHKPLFVGLLSGVILIVVGLTYFPALALGPIAEGLH from the coding sequence ATGGGCCCCACTCCTGCCGGGTGGCTGCAGGCCATCGCCCTGGTCGGCGCGCTGGCCCTGTGCTACCGCCCGCTCGGCGACCACATCGCCGGGCTGCTGACCTCCGCCCGCCACCTGAGAGCCGAGAAGGCGCTGTACCGGGTGGTCGGCGTCGACGCCGACGCCGACCAGCGCTGGCCGGTGTACCTGCGCTCGGTGCTGGCGTTCTCGGTGCTGTCGGTGCTGTTCCTGTACGGGCTGATCCGGCTCCAGACGCACCTGCTGCTGAGCCTGGGCGTGCCCGGGATGGACGCGCACCAGGCGTGGAACACCGCCGTCTCGTTCACCACCAACACCAACTGGCAGTCGTACAGCGGCGAGGCCGCGATGGGCCACCTGGTGCAGATGGCCGGGCTGGCGGTGCAGAACTTCGTCTCGGCGGCGGTCGGCATCGCGGTGGTGGCCGCGCTGATCCGCGGCTTCACCCGCCACCGCACCGACCGGGTCGGCAACTTCTGGGTCGACCTGACCCGGATCTCGCTGCGGCTGCTGCTGCCGCTCGCGGTCCTCTTCGCCCTGGTGCTGGTGGCCGGCGGCGTGGTGCAGAACCTCCACGGCTTCCACGAGGTGACCACCCTCACCGGCGGCTCGCAGCCGATCCCCGGCGGGCCGGTGGCCTCGCAGGAGGTCATCAAGCTGCTGGGCACCAACGGCGGCGGCTTCTACAACGCCAACTCGGCGCACCCGTTCGAGAACCCGACCGGCTTCACCAACCTGGTCGAGGTGTTCCTGCTGCTGGTGATCGCCTTCGCGCTGCCGCGCACCTTCGGCACCATGGTCGGCGACCACCGCCAGGGCTACGCGATCGTCTCCGTGATGGCGCTGTTCTGGGTGGCCTCGGCGGCCCTGGTCACCTTCTTCGAGCACCAGCACTCCGGCAGCGCGCTCCAGGCGGCCGGCGCGGCGATGGAGGGCAAGGAGCAGCGGTTCGGCATCGCGGCCTCCGGCCTGTTCGCGGCGTCCACCACGCTCACCTCGACCGGCGCGGTCAACTCCTTCCACGACTCGTTCACGCCGCTCGGCGGCGGGCTGACCGTCTTCAACATGATGCTCGGCGAGATCGCGCCCGGCGGCACCGGCTCCGGCCTGTACGGGATGCTGGTGCTGGCGATCGTGGCGGTGTTCGTGGCGGGCCTGATGGTCGGCCGCACCCCCGAGTACCTGGGCAAGAAGCTCGGCGGCCGGGAGATGAAGTTCGCCTCGCTGTACATCCTCACCACCCCGGCGATCGTGCTGATCGGCGCGGGCACCGCGATCGCGCTGCCCGGCGAGCGGGCCGGGATGCTGAACGACGGCGCGCACGGCTTCTCCGAGGTGCTGTACGCGTTCACCTCGGCCGCGAACAACAACGGTTCGGCGTTCGCGGGCATCACGGTGAACACCACCTGGTACGACACGGCGCTGGGCCTGGCGATGGTGTTCGGCCGGTTCCTGCCGGTGGTGTTCGTCCTCGCGCTGGCCGGTTCGCTGGCCAGGCAGCGGCCCGTCCCGGCGAGTGCGGGCACGCTGCCCACGCACAAGCCGCTGTTCGTCGGCCTGCTGTCGGGCGTGATCCTGATCGTCGTCGGCCTCACCTACTTCCCGGCCCTGGCCCTCGGGCCGATCGCAGAAGGTCTCCACTGA
- a CDS encoding iron chaperone has protein sequence MAEKHEGFTADERAAMKERAKELKAESKRASAAAKAAEAEKDLLEKIEEMPEADRVLARRFHRIVTEVAPQLAPKTWYGMPAYNNADGKPVCFFQSAAKFKSRYAMIGFSDNAKLDDGAMWPTYFAIAELGEAEAARIGELVERAAS, from the coding sequence ATGGCGGAGAAGCACGAGGGTTTCACGGCGGACGAGCGCGCGGCGATGAAGGAGCGCGCCAAGGAGCTGAAGGCGGAGTCCAAGCGGGCGTCGGCGGCGGCGAAGGCGGCCGAGGCGGAGAAGGACCTGCTGGAGAAGATCGAGGAGATGCCGGAGGCGGACCGGGTGCTCGCCCGGCGCTTCCACCGGATCGTCACCGAGGTCGCGCCGCAGCTGGCTCCGAAGACCTGGTACGGCATGCCCGCGTACAACAACGCGGACGGCAAGCCGGTGTGCTTCTTCCAGAGCGCCGCCAAGTTCAAGTCTCGCTACGCGATGATCGGCTTCAGCGACAACGCCAAGCTGGACGACGGCGCGATGTGGCCGACCTACTTCGCGATCGCCGAGCTGGGCGAGGCGGAGGCGGCCCGGATCGGCGAGCTGGTCGAGCGCGCGGCCTCCTGA
- a CDS encoding heavy metal translocating P-type ATPase, with the protein MTTQTAPASTQVELRIGGMTCASCAARIEKKLNRIDGVQASVNYATEKARVDFAGPVEVADLIAAVEATGYTAALPEPPAAAGDGGERADELTPLRQRLVTAVVLAVPVIAMAMVPAWQFDDWQWLSLTLAAPVVTYAAWPFHRAAWTNARHGAATMDTLVSIGTGAAFLWSVWALFLGDAGMAGMRHGFEFTVARSDGASNIYLEAAAGVTAFVLAGRYFEARSKRTAGAALKALLELGAKDVVVLRGGREVRVPVGQLAVGDRFVVRPGEKIATDGTVIEGSSAVDASMLTGESVPLEVTVGDTVTGATVNAGGRLVVQATRIGADTQLARTARLVEDAQNGKAAAQRLADRISAVFVPAVIVLALATLVGWLLASDNPTQAFTAAVAVLIIACPCALGLATPTALLVGTGRGAQLGILIKGPEVLENTRKADTVVLDKTGTVTTGQMTLLTLHTTEDTTEDQALRLAGALEHASEHPIARAIATAARERFGELPAVEDFQNLPGLGVRGTVEGHAVTAGRATLLDTPLPPALATAKTTAEQAGRTAITLAWDGTPHALLEVADAVKPTSAEAVTRLRALGLRPILLTGDNQTTAEAVAAQIGIPAHDVHADVLPQDKAATIRHLQHQGHTVAMIGDGVNDAAALAQADLGLALGTGTDAAIQAADLTLVHGDLRTAADAIRLARHTLTTIKGNLFWAFAYNTAALPLAATGLLNPMIAGAAMASSSLFVIANSLRLRKFRAA; encoded by the coding sequence ATGACCACCCAGACAGCACCCGCCTCCACCCAGGTGGAACTCCGCATCGGCGGCATGACGTGCGCGTCCTGCGCCGCGCGGATCGAGAAGAAGCTCAACCGGATCGACGGCGTGCAGGCCAGCGTCAACTACGCGACCGAGAAGGCGCGGGTGGACTTCGCGGGGCCCGTGGAAGTCGCCGACCTGATCGCCGCCGTCGAGGCCACCGGCTACACCGCCGCGCTCCCCGAGCCCCCGGCGGCGGCCGGCGACGGCGGTGAGCGGGCCGACGAACTGACGCCGCTGCGACAGCGGTTGGTCACGGCCGTCGTGCTGGCGGTGCCGGTGATCGCGATGGCGATGGTGCCCGCGTGGCAGTTCGACGACTGGCAGTGGCTGTCGCTGACCCTGGCCGCGCCGGTGGTGACGTACGCCGCCTGGCCGTTCCACCGGGCCGCCTGGACCAACGCCCGACACGGCGCCGCGACCATGGACACCCTGGTCTCGATCGGCACCGGCGCCGCGTTCCTGTGGTCGGTGTGGGCACTGTTCCTCGGGGACGCGGGCATGGCCGGGATGCGGCACGGCTTCGAGTTCACCGTCGCCCGCTCGGACGGCGCGTCGAACATCTACCTGGAGGCGGCGGCCGGCGTCACCGCGTTCGTCCTGGCCGGACGCTACTTCGAGGCCCGGTCGAAGCGGACCGCGGGCGCCGCGCTGAAGGCGCTGCTGGAGCTGGGTGCGAAGGACGTGGTGGTGCTGCGTGGGGGCCGGGAGGTCCGCGTCCCGGTCGGGCAACTCGCCGTCGGGGACCGCTTCGTGGTGCGCCCCGGCGAGAAGATCGCCACCGACGGCACCGTGATCGAGGGCAGCTCCGCCGTGGACGCCTCCATGCTCACCGGCGAATCCGTGCCCCTCGAGGTCACCGTCGGGGACACCGTCACCGGCGCCACCGTCAACGCGGGCGGCCGACTGGTCGTACAGGCCACCCGCATCGGCGCCGACACCCAACTGGCCCGAACGGCCAGACTCGTCGAGGACGCCCAGAACGGCAAAGCCGCCGCCCAACGCCTGGCCGACCGGATCTCCGCCGTCTTCGTACCCGCCGTCATCGTCCTGGCACTGGCCACCCTGGTCGGCTGGCTCCTGGCCTCCGACAACCCCACCCAGGCGTTCACCGCCGCCGTCGCGGTCCTGATCATCGCCTGCCCCTGCGCCCTGGGCCTGGCCACCCCCACCGCCCTCCTCGTCGGCACCGGACGCGGCGCCCAACTCGGCATCCTCATCAAAGGCCCCGAAGTCCTGGAGAACACCCGCAAAGCCGACACCGTCGTCCTCGACAAGACCGGCACCGTCACCACCGGACAGATGACCCTCCTCACCCTCCACACCACCGAAGACACCACCGAGGACCAGGCACTACGACTGGCCGGCGCCCTGGAACACGCCTCCGAACACCCCATCGCCCGCGCCATCGCCACCGCCGCCCGAGAGCGGTTCGGTGAGCTGCCCGCCGTCGAGGACTTCCAGAACCTCCCCGGCCTGGGCGTGCGGGGCACCGTCGAGGGACACGCGGTGACCGCCGGACGCGCCACCCTCCTCGACACCCCCCTGCCACCCGCCCTCGCCACCGCCAAAACCACCGCCGAACAAGCCGGACGAACCGCCATCACCCTCGCCTGGGACGGCACACCCCACGCCCTGCTGGAAGTCGCCGACGCCGTCAAACCCACCAGCGCCGAAGCCGTCACCCGACTACGCGCCCTGGGCCTACGCCCCATCCTGCTCACCGGCGACAACCAGACCACCGCCGAAGCCGTCGCCGCCCAGATCGGCATCCCCGCCCACGACGTCCACGCCGACGTCCTCCCCCAGGACAAAGCCGCCACCATCCGACACCTCCAACACCAAGGCCACACCGTCGCCATGATCGGCGACGGCGTCAACGACGCCGCCGCCCTCGCCCAAGCCGACCTCGGACTCGCCCTCGGCACCGGCACCGACGCCGCCATCCAAGCCGCCGACCTCACCCTCGTCCACGGCGACCTACGCACCGCCGCCGACGCCATCCGCCTCGCCCGCCACACCCTCACCACCATCAAAGGCAACCTCTTCTGGGCCTTCGCCTACAACACCGCCGCCCTCCCCCTCGCCGCCACCGGCCTCCTCAACCCCATGATCGCCGGAGCCGCCATGGCAAGCTCCTCCCTGTTCGTCATCGCCAACAGCCTGCGACTACGCAAGTTCCGAGCAGCCTGA
- a CDS encoding heavy-metal-associated domain-containing protein, whose translation MSCCSSEGTCSTTATAPVAVTTVFTVAGMSCGHCERAVGAAVGALVGVRGVRVDVAGGVVSVDWDGEPDEAAVGAAIDEAGYELTGRV comes from the coding sequence GTGTCCTGCTGCTCCAGCGAAGGCACCTGTTCGACCACCGCGACCGCGCCGGTCGCCGTCACCACCGTGTTCACCGTCGCCGGGATGAGCTGCGGCCACTGCGAGCGGGCCGTCGGCGCGGCGGTCGGCGCACTGGTGGGGGTCCGGGGCGTGCGGGTCGACGTGGCGGGCGGGGTGGTGAGTGTCGACTGGGACGGCGAACCGGACGAGGCGGCGGTGGGCGCCGCGATCGACGAGGCCGGTTACGAACTGACCGGCCGGGTCTGA
- a CDS encoding diacylglycerol/lipid kinase family protein yields MNPKSGGGKVAEFHLAERARELGAEVVLLDPEDHQDVTELAERAVADGADLLGVAGGDGTQALVAQVAARHGLPFLVISAGTRNHFALDLGLDRDDPARCLDALTDGVELRVDLGEVAGRAFVNNVSFGTYAEIVQNPEYRDAKAATVLAMLPDLLVGYTGAKLAAEAGGQRLERPQAVLVSNNPYDAGNLIDPGRRSRMDRGALGVLGVKVDGAAQAADLALRGTNAEGVTVLVGREVRVTADVPTIPVAVDGEALELEVPVRCVIRPGALRVRVPRDRPGTAVPVPALKWSRLAHLASGRTDANGGVQ; encoded by the coding sequence ATGAACCCGAAGTCCGGCGGCGGGAAGGTGGCGGAGTTCCACCTCGCGGAGCGGGCCCGGGAGCTGGGCGCGGAGGTCGTCCTGCTGGACCCGGAGGACCACCAGGACGTCACCGAGCTGGCCGAACGGGCCGTCGCGGACGGCGCCGACCTGCTGGGCGTGGCGGGCGGTGACGGCACCCAGGCGCTGGTCGCGCAGGTCGCGGCCCGGCACGGGCTGCCGTTCCTGGTGATCTCCGCGGGCACCCGCAACCACTTCGCGCTGGACCTCGGCCTGGACCGCGACGATCCGGCGCGCTGCCTGGACGCGCTGACCGACGGCGTGGAGCTGCGGGTCGACCTCGGCGAGGTCGCGGGCCGGGCCTTCGTCAACAACGTCTCGTTCGGCACCTACGCGGAGATCGTGCAGAACCCCGAGTACCGGGACGCGAAGGCCGCCACCGTCCTGGCGATGCTGCCGGACCTGCTGGTCGGCTACACGGGCGCGAAGCTCGCCGCCGAGGCCGGCGGACAGCGGCTGGAGCGCCCGCAGGCCGTCCTGGTCAGCAACAACCCGTACGACGCGGGCAACCTGATCGACCCCGGGCGGCGCTCCCGGATGGACCGGGGCGCGCTGGGCGTGCTCGGCGTCAAGGTGGACGGCGCGGCCCAGGCCGCCGACCTGGCGCTGCGCGGTACGAACGCGGAGGGGGTGACGGTGCTGGTCGGCCGCGAGGTGCGGGTGACCGCGGACGTGCCGACCATCCCCGTCGCGGTGGACGGCGAGGCCCTGGAACTGGAGGTGCCGGTGCGCTGCGTGATCCGCCCCGGTGCGCTGCGGGTCCGGGTGCCGCGCGACCGGCCGGGCACGGCAGTCCCGGTACCGGCCTTGAAATGGAGCCGGCTGGCGCACCTGGCGTCGGGCCGGACGGATGCGAACGGTGGTGTGCAGTGA
- the kdpB gene encoding potassium-transporting ATPase subunit KdpB: MSTSTVEPAPHRAAAGLLDPKQLLAALPDAVRKLDPRVMVKNPVMFVVEVGSVVTTVAAIADPSVFGWAITGWLWLTTVFANLAEAVAEGRGKAQADTLRRAKSGTVARRLTDWPAVRAEEEVPGTALKLGDHVVVEAGQVIPGDGDVVEGVASVDESAITGESAPVIRESGGDRSAVTGGTRVLSDRIVVRISAEPGKTFIDRMIALVEGASRQKTPNEIALNILLASLTVVFLIAVVTLQPMAAYAGAPQPTIVLVALIVALIPTTIGALLSAIGIAGMDRLVQRNVLAMSGRAVEAAGDVNTLLLDKTGTITLGNRQAAEFRPAPGVTVEELADAAQLSSLADETPEGRSIVVLAKTAHGLRARAQGELTHATWVPFTARTRMSGVDLAEADGVHQVRKGAAGAVSHWVRENGGGVGSEVSALVDAIASAGGTPLVVATRSGAAPARVLGVIHLKDVVKEGMRERFEELRRMGIRTVMITGDNPLTARAIAEEAGVDDFLAEATPEDKLALIRAEQEGGKLVAMTGDGTNDAPALAQADVGVAMNTGTMAAKEAGNMVDLDSNPTKLIEIVEIGKQLLITRGALTTFSIANDVAKYFAIIPAMFAGVYPGLSRLNVMGLHSPQSAITSAVVFNALVIVGLIPLALRGVTYRPSGASSLLSRNIGIYGIGGLVVPFVGIKAIDLIVRFIPGLS, encoded by the coding sequence ATGTCCACCAGCACTGTTGAACCCGCCCCGCACCGGGCCGCGGCCGGCCTGCTCGATCCGAAACAGCTGCTCGCCGCGCTGCCCGACGCGGTGCGCAAGCTCGACCCCCGGGTGATGGTGAAGAACCCGGTGATGTTCGTGGTCGAGGTCGGCTCGGTGGTCACCACCGTCGCCGCGATCGCCGACCCGTCCGTCTTCGGCTGGGCGATCACCGGCTGGCTCTGGCTGACCACGGTCTTCGCCAACCTGGCGGAGGCGGTCGCCGAGGGCCGCGGCAAGGCGCAGGCCGACACGCTGCGCCGCGCCAAGTCCGGCACCGTGGCGCGTCGGCTCACCGACTGGCCCGCCGTCCGGGCCGAGGAGGAAGTCCCGGGCACCGCACTGAAGTTGGGTGACCACGTGGTGGTCGAGGCCGGGCAGGTCATCCCGGGCGACGGCGACGTGGTGGAGGGCGTCGCGTCCGTGGACGAGTCGGCGATCACCGGCGAGTCCGCGCCGGTGATCCGAGAGTCCGGCGGCGACCGCAGCGCGGTGACCGGCGGCACCCGGGTGCTGTCCGACCGGATCGTGGTGCGGATCTCCGCCGAGCCGGGCAAGACCTTCATCGACCGGATGATCGCCCTGGTGGAGGGCGCGTCCCGGCAGAAGACGCCGAACGAGATCGCGCTGAACATCCTGCTGGCCTCGCTGACCGTCGTCTTCCTGATCGCGGTGGTCACCCTCCAGCCGATGGCCGCCTACGCCGGGGCCCCGCAGCCGACCATCGTGCTGGTGGCGCTGATCGTGGCGCTGATCCCGACCACCATCGGCGCGCTGCTCTCGGCGATCGGCATCGCGGGCATGGACCGCCTGGTGCAGCGCAACGTGCTCGCCATGTCGGGCCGGGCCGTGGAGGCCGCGGGCGACGTCAACACGCTGCTGCTGGACAAGACCGGCACCATCACGCTCGGCAACCGGCAGGCCGCCGAGTTCCGGCCCGCGCCCGGCGTGACGGTCGAGGAGCTGGCGGACGCCGCCCAGCTGTCCTCGCTCGCCGACGAGACCCCCGAGGGCCGCTCGATCGTGGTGCTCGCCAAGACGGCGCACGGCCTGCGGGCCCGCGCCCAGGGCGAGTTGACGCACGCCACCTGGGTGCCGTTCACCGCGCGGACCCGGATGTCGGGCGTCGACCTGGCCGAGGCCGACGGCGTCCACCAGGTCCGCAAGGGCGCGGCGGGCGCGGTGTCCCACTGGGTGCGCGAGAACGGCGGCGGCGTCGGCTCCGAGGTCTCCGCGCTGGTCGACGCGATCGCCTCGGCGGGCGGCACCCCGCTCGTCGTCGCCACCAGGTCCGGCGCCGCCCCCGCCCGGGTGCTCGGCGTGATCCACCTCAAGGACGTGGTCAAGGAAGGCATGCGGGAGCGCTTCGAGGAGCTCCGCCGGATGGGCATCAGGACCGTGATGATCACCGGCGACAACCCGCTGACCGCCCGGGCCATCGCCGAGGAGGCGGGCGTGGACGACTTCCTCGCCGAGGCCACGCCCGAGGACAAGCTGGCCCTGATCCGCGCGGAGCAGGAGGGCGGCAAGCTGGTCGCGATGACCGGCGACGGCACCAACGACGCCCCGGCGCTCGCCCAGGCCGACGTCGGCGTGGCGATGAACACCGGCACCATGGCGGCCAAGGAGGCCGGCAACATGGTGGACCTCGACTCCAACCCCACCAAGCTGATCGAGATCGTCGAGATCGGCAAGCAACTGCTGATCACCCGGGGCGCGTTGACGACCTTCTCGATCGCCAACGACGTGGCCAAGTACTTCGCGATCATCCCGGCGATGTTCGCCGGGGTCTACCCGGGCCTGAGCCGCCTCAACGTCATGGGCCTGCACAGCCCGCAGTCCGCGATCACCTCGGCGGTGGTGTTCAACGCCCTGGTCATCGTCGGCCTGATCCCGCTCGCCCTGCGCGGCGTCACGTACCGCCCCAGCGGCGCGAGTTCACTGCTGTCCCGGAACATCGGGATCTACGGGATCGGCGGCCTGGTCGTCCCCTTCGTCGGCATCAAGGCGATCGACCTGATCGTCCGGTTCATCCCCGGCCTGAGCTGA